The Campylobacter sp. CN_NE2 genome contains a region encoding:
- a CDS encoding GNAT family N-acetyltransferase: MIKFGINLVDLAMINLKTKLSKTELKKIKTLYRRSFPKCERKPFAMILRSCAEQKGEIYAVYKNAKFVGLCVSLISSGAVLIDYLAILPKFKAQKIGGTVLSNLMQIYKNKAIFCEIESTENVSENSLKFKRKRFYLKNGLFDTGIKISLWGVKMELLSNHKNAKFDEYFKIYTYAYGANFNPKIKQI, encoded by the coding sequence TTGATTAAATTTGGCATAAATTTAGTTGATTTGGCAATGATAAATTTAAAAACAAAACTTAGCAAAACCGAGTTAAAAAAGATAAAAACGCTTTATAGGCGTTCTTTTCCAAAATGCGAGAGAAAGCCGTTTGCGATGATTTTGCGATCATGTGCCGAGCAAAAGGGCGAAATTTATGCCGTTTATAAAAATGCCAAATTTGTGGGGCTTTGTGTTAGTTTGATTTCATCTGGTGCTGTGTTGATTGATTATTTGGCGATTTTGCCAAAATTCAAAGCACAAAAAATCGGCGGGACAGTTTTGTCAAATTTAATGCAAATTTATAAAAACAAAGCTATTTTTTGCGAAATCGAAAGCACCGAAAATGTCTCAGAAAATTCGCTCAAATTTAAACGAAAAAGATTTTATCTTAAAAATGGATTATTTGACACAGGCATAAAAATAAGCCTTTGGGGTGTAAAAATGGAACTTTTAAGCAACCACAAAAATGCCAAATTTGATGAATATTTTAAAATTTATACCTATGCTTATGGTGCGAATTTTAATCCAAAAATCAAGCAAATTTAA